In Neorhizobium sp. NCHU2750, a single genomic region encodes these proteins:
- a CDS encoding HAMP domain-containing sensor histidine kinase yields the protein MSSGVSTSTDKIIVDRSRGHRNKAVSKAVRATRERLQLSTTGNQAFDRDMLSMHVNTVLQSAAVIPLFIAFAAGIGLYLSPGTDLIGWALLMLSLHAINLLLARRFSRKEIANTESAKWRRRLLCAQILLGIGWAIFGYRSCPTCGGDSFYFYKGAVLLFAISITAMSSFMLRQSVLIGFLPVVAVLMFSAVKTGNLLDIGLTAICATAVVFFHFVGDRLYRTNLTLMSYQSEKDDLIAELEVAKSMSDEARRRAEEANLAKSRFLASMSHELRTPLNAILGFSEVMSSEVLGPLPNPTYREYAGDIHSSGEHLLNLINEILDLSRIEAGRYDLNEESLSLLEVAEDCIGMVQLRARAKNIGIKSQFEPGMPMVWADEKSIRQVILNLLSNAVKFTTQGGEISVKVGWTAGGGQYVSIKDNGPGIPEEEIPIVLSAFGQGSIAIKSAEQGTGLGLPIVQAILAKHDGQFVLRSKLREGTEVIAILPATRVMQSLPAVEDTPTIERRRRSFA from the coding sequence ATGAGTAGCGGCGTCAGTACCTCGACCGACAAGATCATCGTTGATCGATCGCGTGGCCACCGCAACAAGGCGGTATCGAAGGCCGTTCGCGCGACGCGTGAACGTTTGCAGCTTTCGACCACCGGCAACCAGGCTTTCGATCGCGACATGCTGTCGATGCATGTGAATACGGTGCTTCAGTCGGCTGCGGTCATTCCCCTGTTCATCGCCTTTGCCGCGGGCATCGGGCTTTATCTTTCGCCAGGCACCGATCTCATCGGCTGGGCATTGTTGATGCTCAGCCTGCATGCGATCAACCTTCTCCTGGCGCGCCGTTTCTCGCGCAAGGAAATTGCCAATACGGAATCGGCCAAGTGGCGCCGGCGACTTCTCTGCGCACAGATCCTGCTGGGCATAGGCTGGGCCATCTTTGGCTATCGGTCCTGCCCGACCTGCGGCGGCGACAGCTTCTATTTCTACAAGGGCGCGGTGCTGCTGTTTGCGATCTCGATTACCGCGATGAGCAGCTTCATGTTGCGTCAGAGCGTGCTGATCGGCTTCCTGCCGGTCGTCGCTGTCCTGATGTTTTCGGCAGTCAAAACAGGAAACCTGCTCGACATCGGACTGACCGCAATCTGCGCCACGGCCGTGGTCTTCTTCCATTTCGTCGGCGACAGGCTCTATCGCACCAATCTGACGCTGATGTCCTACCAGTCGGAAAAGGACGACCTGATCGCCGAGCTGGAAGTGGCGAAATCGATGTCGGACGAGGCACGCCGCCGCGCGGAAGAGGCAAACCTCGCCAAGTCGCGTTTCCTCGCCTCCATGTCCCACGAGCTTCGCACCCCGCTCAACGCCATCCTCGGATTTTCCGAGGTGATGAGTTCGGAAGTGCTCGGGCCGCTGCCGAACCCGACCTACCGGGAATATGCAGGCGACATCCACAGTTCCGGCGAACACCTGCTCAACCTCATCAACGAGATCCTCGATCTGTCGCGCATCGAAGCCGGCCGTTATGATCTCAACGAGGAATCGCTGTCGCTCCTCGAAGTCGCGGAAGATTGTATCGGCATGGTACAGTTGCGTGCGCGGGCCAAGAATATCGGCATCAAGTCGCAGTTCGAGCCTGGCATGCCGATGGTGTGGGCGGACGAGAAGTCGATCCGCCAAGTCATCCTCAACCTGCTCTCAAATGCGGTCAAATTCACCACCCAAGGCGGCGAGATTTCCGTCAAGGTCGGTTGGACGGCGGGCGGCGGCCAATATGTATCGATCAAGGATAACGGGCCGGGCATACCGGAAGAGGAAATCCCGATCGTATTGTCGGCCTTCGGTCAGGGATCGATCGCCATCAAGAGTGCCGAACAGGGAACAGGCCTCGGTCTGCCGATCGTCCAGGCAATCCTTGCCAAGCATGACGGGCAATTCGTGCTGCGTTCCAAGCTGCGCGAAGGAACCGAGGTGATCGCCATCCTGCCGGCCACCCGCGTGATGCAGAGCCTGCCGGCCGTCGAGGATACCCCCACGATCGAACGCCGCCGCCGCAGCTTTGCCTGA